Proteins co-encoded in one Arthrobacter globiformis genomic window:
- a CDS encoding TetR/AcrR family transcriptional regulator, with the protein MRERIVDAAYDLFASRGVRDVGINELIRSSGVAKATFYRHFASKDELVLAFLEKRDQVWTVNAIMGEARRRADTPEQQLLAIFDVFTDWFHRTDFEACSFINVLLEMGATHPLGRASIDYLAKIRGHVKQLADEAGLQRTDDFSRSWHILMKGSIISAAEGDLDAAQRARQLAGWLIENHRA; encoded by the coding sequence ATGCGCGAACGAATCGTTGACGCGGCCTATGACCTTTTCGCCAGCCGCGGCGTCCGGGACGTCGGCATCAACGAACTCATCCGCAGCTCCGGCGTCGCAAAGGCCACGTTCTACCGCCACTTCGCTTCCAAGGACGAGCTCGTGCTGGCGTTTCTCGAGAAGCGCGACCAAGTATGGACTGTCAACGCCATCATGGGGGAGGCGCGGCGCAGGGCGGACACTCCCGAGCAGCAGCTGCTGGCCATCTTCGACGTCTTCACCGACTGGTTCCACCGCACCGACTTTGAAGCCTGCTCGTTCATCAACGTGCTGCTGGAGATGGGCGCCACGCACCCGCTGGGGCGGGCCAGCATCGATTACCTGGCCAAGATCCGCGGACACGTGAAGCAGCTCGCGGACGAGGCAGGGCTGCAGCGGACCGACGATTTCTCCCGTTCCTGGCACATCCTCATGAAGGGCTCCATTATCTCCGCGGCGGAAGGTGACCTGGATGCCGCCCAGCGCGCCCGGCAGCTGGCCGGCTGGCTGATCGAGAACCACCGGGCGTAA